One part of the Alosa alosa isolate M-15738 ecotype Scorff River chromosome 4, AALO_Geno_1.1, whole genome shotgun sequence genome encodes these proteins:
- the sall4 gene encoding sal-like protein 4, with protein MSRRKQSKPQHINSEEPGSVENGALQDGPGEEEGTEVKRCRMEETRVCNKCCAEFFDEREFIEHQQSCTKSQEVIMKDGGREDVLPEFSHDSSNDFQNGHSHEESADPQSTVGEEEMEDEQLAKQSTGEEFLIQTQAEMSSANVGHPSSSKHQDSNNVTLESMPATKVAVTQHSSSTNSSSLSSCKSPPSQDVATPVAHAIPMILEQLVSLQQQQLQQIQLTEQIRIQVAMMTPQGLSCVVGATLDPLKALGAHLSQQLSAAAALIGKRTGSQSLSLETLKQGKLPQTNGLPTSLATGLGSMTTKTDLLKGLPDLASRLPNLLPQSPGALAFSSPFSALAATGLDSSKKGSSKTTGLPSEVKNGSGDHAFKHKCKYCGKVFGNDSALQIHLRSHTGERPFKCNICGNRFTTKGNLKVHFQRHKDKYPHIKMNPHPVPEHLDNIPTSSGIPYGMSLPIEESNFVDVKPVLGMSASGFPSSVLQGYKPFDLSADPYSQRPSSSGSDGTSIHSSMFQQEMGMEQTPESTETLVGLQHMNGKVASGDGLGTTKLQQMVDGLEKRTNDPNECVICHRILSCQSSLKMHYRTHTGERPYKCKICGRAFSTKGNLKAHYGVHRSNTPLKMQHSCPICQKKFTNAVVLQQHIRMHMGGQIPNTPVPETQFDGPESMDSSLTEDKSLIDGMTNNLQDSLEEHDSEMEPQEKAVNMSSEPLVHHGPSDASRDETPTLHGPSQMFTGITALENHMKSLTAALNLQRQSSTASDSDGGFKDSPSTNTPHAEQDYKNGRSPAVSDSVSFHSSSPVASHPGSSQSKSPECASVDATAKPDSDGGQQDSSDGALDLTSSSFVPKQIKEEPGLPYSNGEFAPNNMPYMRVPPSLVKLEMQIPPETSMGAHDLFQGTGGQPSASSASRRSTKLHLCNSCGKNFSSASALQIHERTHTGEKPFACTICGRAFTTKGNLKVHVGTHMWNNSARRGQRLSLDNPMALIAMGSEAKMLPDMIPPPKDLGHPPMNFDPSVWNKYAAAFTNGLTMKTNEISVIQNGGIPLPGTLAGGSLVASTGAMMNMDGSQTGLSAAVAEMEKNGSESMSKSQFPHFMEEGKITVN; from the exons ATGTCGCGGCGCAAGCAATCCAAGCCACAGCACATAAATTCCGAAGAGCCCGGTTCGGTTGAAAATG GGGCTTTGCAGGATgggccaggagaggaggaggggacagAGGTGAAGCGATGTCGCATGGAAGAGACGAGGGTCTGTAACAAGTGCTGCGCTGAGTTCTTTGATGAGCGAGAGTTCATTGAACATCAACAGAGTTGCACTAAGAGCCAAGAGGTCATCATGAAGGACGGAGGAAGGGAAGACGTCCTTCCAGAGTTCTCCCACGACTCATCGAATGACTTCCAGAATGGCCACAGCCATGAGGAGTCGGCTGACCCTCAATCCACCGTGGGTGAGGAGGAAATGGAAGATGAGCAGCTGGCAAAACAAAGTACTGGTGAAGAGTTTTTGATTCAAACACAAGCCGAGATGTCAAGTGCTAACGTTGGCCACCCCTCGTCATCGAAACACCAGGACTCAAACAATGTCACTTTAGAATCCATGCCAGCGACCAAAGTTGCCGTAACTCAGCATTCATCATCCACTAACTCATCATCCCTCTCTAGCTGCAAGTCTCCTCCATCACAGGATGTGGCCACTCCTGTGGCCCATGCTATTCCCATGATCCTGGAGCAGCTGGTGagtctccagcagcagcagctccagcagATCCAGCTGACTGAGCAGATTCGGATCCAGGTGGCCATGATGACTCCTCAAGGCCTGAGCTGTGTGGTAGGCGCCACCCTCGACCCACTGAAGGCCCTGGGAGCTCACCTTTCCCAGCAGCTCTCCGCAGCTGCAGCACTCATCGGCAAACGCACCGGTTCTCAGAGCCTTTCGTTGGAGACTTTGAAGCAGGGTAAACTACCTCAGACCAACGGGCTGCCCACTTCTCTCGCCACAGGCCTGGGCTCGATGACCACCAAAACTGACCTCCTGAAGGGCCTCCCAGACCTGGCCAGCCGGCTGCCCAACCTTCTGCCTCAGTCTCCAGGAGCTCTGGCCTTCTCTAGCCCGTTTAGTGCGCTCGCAGCAACAGGACTCGACTCCTCCAAAAAAGGGAGCAGCAAGACTACAGGTCTGCCGTCCGAGGTGAAAAATGGGTCTGGAGACCATGCGTTTAAACACAAATGTAAGTACTGTGGGAAGGTATTTGGCAATGACAGTGCACTACAGATTCACCTGCGCTCACATACGGGGGAAAGGCCCTTCAAGTGCAACATCTGTGGCAACCGGTTTACTACCAAAGGAAACCTGAAGGTGCACTTCCAGAGGCACAAGGACAAGTACCCACACATCAAGATGAACCCCCACCCTGTTCCAGAACATCTGGACAACATTCCTACAAGCAGTGGCATTCCATATGGCATGTCGTTGCCGATAGAGGAGTCTAACTTTGTAGATGTAAAACCAGTTTTGGGCATGTCTGCGTCAGGCTTCCCTTCGTCTGTGCTACAAGGGTACAAACCCTTTGACTTGAGTGCTGACCCATACTCACAAAGGCCATCGTCCTCTGGTAGTGATGGCACCTCCATCCACTCCAGCATGTTTCAACAAGAGATGGGCATGGAACAGACTCCAGAGTCTACAGAGACACTGGTCGGACTGCAGCATATGAACGGCAAAGTGGCCAGTGGTGACGGACTTGGCACAACAAAGCTTCAGCAGATGGTGGATGGGTTGGAGAAGAGGACCAATGACCCAAACGAGTGTGTGATCTGCCACCGCATCCTGAGCTGCCAGAGCTCACTGAAGATGCACTACCGCACACACACCGGAGAGCGCCCATACAAGTGCAAGATCTGTGGTCGGGCCTTCTCCACCAAAGGTAATCTAAAGGCTCATTATGGTGTGCATCGCTCCAACACGCCACTGAAGATGCAGCATTCTTGCCCCATCTGTCAGAAGAAGTTTACCAATGCTGTGGTCCTGCAGCAACACATCCGCATGCATATGGGGGGTCAGATCCCCAACACTCCTGTGCCTGAGACACAGTTTGATGGACCCGAGTCCATGGACTCCAGCCTGACTGAAGACAAGTCTCTTATCGATGGAATGACCAACAACCTCCAAGACAGTCTTGAGGAGCATGACTCTGAAATGGAGCCCCAAGAAAAAGCTGTCAATATGTCATCAGAACCCCTCGTCCACCATGGCCCTTCTGATGCCTCGAGAGACGAGACTCCGACCCTGCATGGACCTTCACAGATGTTTACAGGCATCACGGCTTTGGAGAACCACATGAAAAGTCTGACCGCAGCGTTGAATCTGCAGCGGCAGAGCAGCACAGCATCGGACAGTGACGGAGGCTTCAAGGACTCGCCGTCCACCAACACTCCCCACGCCGAGCAAGATTATAAGAACGGGCGCAGTCCAGCGGTCTCCGACTCGGTCTCCTTCCATTCCTCGTCACCAGTGGCCAGTCATCCAGGAAGTAGCCAGTCGAAGTCCCCAGAGTGTGCCTCTGTGGATGCAACGGCCAAACCAGACTCCGATGGTGGGCAGCAGGACTCCAGTGACGGTGCACTGGACCTGACCTCGTCCAGCTTTGTCCCCAAACAGATTAAAGAAGAGCCGGGTTTGCCCTATTCAAATGGAGAATTTG CCCCAAACAACATGCCCTACATGAGGGTTCCTCCTAGTCTGGTGAAGCTGGAGATGCAGATCCCCCCAGAGACCTCTATGGGCGCTCATGATCTGTTCCAGGGCACCGGCGGTCAGCCCTCAGCCTCCAGTGCCTCTCGCCGGTCCACCAAGCTGCACCTGTGCAACAGCTGTGGGAAGAACTTCTCCTCAGCCAGTGCTCTTCAGATccatgagcgcacacacactggagaaaaACCTTTTGCCTGTACCATCTGTGGCAGGGCCTTCACAACCAAAGGCAATCTGAAG GTACATGTTGGTACTCATATGTGGAATAACTCTGCAAGAAGAGGGCAACGGCTGTCATTGGACAATCCTATGGCACTCATAGCTATGGGTTCTGAGGCCAAGATGTTACCCGACATGATTCCGCCACCGAAGGATCTGGGGCACCCACCCATGAATTTTGATCCCTCCGTGTGGAACAAGTATGCTGCTGCCTTTACCAACGGCCTCACCATGAAGACCAACGAGATCTCGGTTATCCAGAATGGTGGGATCCCTCTTCCAGGCACTCTTGCTGGGGGTTCACTGGTGGCCTCCACAGGGGCGATGATGAACATGGATGGGTCACAAACGGGTTTGTCTGCTGCGGTGGCTGAGATGGAGAAGAATGGCTCGGAGTCGATGTCAAAATCCCAGTTCCCGCATTTCATGGAGGAAGGCAAGATTACTGTGAATTAA